The following proteins are encoded in a genomic region of Pirellulaceae bacterium:
- the purN gene encoding phosphoribosylglycinamide formyltransferase: MSNESGCRLAVLISGGGTTLQNLIQKVQAGELANIEIAKIISSSEKAGGLEFAKQAGIPFQVVRAGRQPDAENFSRQIFQPLREDKIDLVMMAGFLKHVLIPPEFEGRVLNIHPSLIPAFCGQGYYGQRVHTAVLEHGAKVTGCTVHFVDNQYDHGPIVLQRAVEVKEDDTPSSLAARVFEEECQAYPEAIRLFAQGRLRIDGSRVVVDS, from the coding sequence GTGAGCAATGAATCTGGCTGCCGCCTCGCGGTACTCATCTCCGGTGGCGGCACCACGCTACAGAATCTAATCCAGAAGGTTCAGGCCGGAGAACTCGCAAACATCGAGATCGCGAAAATCATTTCTAGCAGCGAGAAAGCGGGCGGATTGGAGTTTGCCAAGCAAGCAGGCATTCCTTTCCAAGTGGTGCGGGCAGGACGGCAGCCCGACGCCGAGAATTTCAGTCGCCAGATCTTTCAGCCGCTACGCGAAGACAAAATCGATCTGGTCATGATGGCTGGCTTTTTGAAACACGTCTTAATCCCCCCCGAGTTCGAGGGACGCGTGCTCAACATTCACCCATCATTGATCCCCGCATTCTGCGGCCAAGGCTATTATGGCCAACGCGTACACACAGCGGTGCTAGAACACGGAGCCAAAGTAACTGGCTGTACGGTACACTTTGTCGACAACCAATACGATCATGGCCCGATCGTTTTGCAACGTGCTGTCGAAGTCAAAGAGGACGACACGCCATCCAGCTTGGCCGCCCGAGTCTTTGAGGAAGAATGTCAAGCCTACCCCGAAGCAATCCGACTCTTCGCCCAGGGGCGACTTCGGATTGACGGCTCACGCGTCGTCGTGGACTCGTGA
- a CDS encoding LamG domain-containing protein yields MMIRSCCASLAILMLMCLDAFAQTYAEQVISDGAIHYWRFEETATDQLAKDEIPDQPANGSVPAQTNNPGLYEGGVTLGVPSAFPGLGKASRFDGANGTHVALGTPQHPGDEITVEAWVNLDVDSSSSFAPVIARWDGSYELDVTAELNDFLQFPLRNDVNGFAGPNSDQTMSRGEWHHVVGVYADEMGTVYLDGVPGNSIALSGVLGDAGGDDGLWYLARTRGPDSGFAWDGVLDEIAIYPHGLSEEQINNHIAIAMRPVRPSGDFNGNEMLDTDDIDALSAEVRAGNNVPEFDVNSDNFVNDQDRTVWVTVLKGTWFGDANLDGLFNSGDLVTVFSAGKYENGGNADWGEGDWNGDRMFGSGDMVLAFADGGYEAGERPMAAAVPEPTFACAVWLTMLWALTRRRL; encoded by the coding sequence ATGATGATTCGATCTTGCTGTGCCAGCCTTGCAATCTTGATGCTAATGTGTCTGGATGCATTTGCTCAGACGTATGCCGAGCAGGTGATCTCCGATGGCGCGATTCACTACTGGCGATTTGAGGAAACGGCGACCGATCAGCTAGCCAAAGATGAGATTCCTGATCAACCAGCCAACGGTAGCGTTCCGGCTCAAACCAACAATCCAGGCCTGTACGAAGGGGGTGTCACGCTAGGTGTACCTAGCGCGTTTCCCGGCCTCGGCAAAGCATCACGTTTTGACGGAGCCAACGGGACTCACGTAGCCCTCGGCACACCTCAACATCCTGGTGATGAGATTACGGTCGAAGCTTGGGTTAATCTGGACGTGGACTCGTCCAGCAGCTTTGCTCCCGTTATTGCTCGGTGGGACGGCAGCTACGAGCTGGACGTGACTGCGGAGTTAAACGACTTTCTTCAATTTCCACTTCGCAACGATGTTAATGGTTTTGCTGGGCCGAACAGCGATCAAACCATGTCACGAGGAGAATGGCACCACGTTGTCGGAGTCTATGCGGATGAAATGGGCACCGTTTACCTCGATGGTGTGCCTGGGAATTCGATTGCCCTCAGCGGCGTGCTTGGGGATGCTGGTGGCGACGACGGACTGTGGTACCTAGCCCGGACGCGTGGTCCCGATAGCGGTTTTGCTTGGGACGGCGTGCTCGATGAAATCGCGATCTATCCGCATGGATTGAGCGAAGAGCAGATCAACAACCACATTGCCATCGCCATGAGGCCGGTGCGACCCTCGGGCGATTTTAACGGAAATGAAATGCTGGACACGGACGATATCGATGCACTTTCAGCGGAGGTGCGCGCCGGAAACAATGTGCCTGAGTTTGACGTCAACTCTGACAATTTTGTAAATGACCAGGACCGAACGGTCTGGGTTACGGTCCTCAAGGGGACGTGGTTCGGCGACGCTAACTTGGACGGGCTTTTTAATTCGGGCGACTTAGTTACCGTTTTCAGCGCGGGAAAATATGAAAATGGTGGAAATGCCGATTGGGGCGAAGGCGACTGGAATGGTGATCGCATGTTCGGCAGCGGTGACATGGTTTTGGCCTTTGCGGATGGCGGCTACGAGGCCGGCGAACGGCCAATGGCCGCTGCTGTTCCCGAACCTACATTTGCGTGTGCGGTTTGGTTGACCATGTTGTGGGCCCTTACGCGGAGAAGGCTGTGA
- a CDS encoding nitroreductase family protein produces the protein MISKKHLHSERRQFLKLSAKATVVAGASGEADNVQNTDPVWAPKSTALAGENLMLALRALGFDSCPLKGIDTTRIRKLLPLPRAAEVCLAVSAANIFLEKGPWRGERLNRS, from the coding sequence GTGATATCAAAAAAGCATCTTCACTCCGAGCGACGGCAGTTTCTCAAGCTGAGCGCCAAGGCGACTGTCGTGGCAGGAGCTTCTGGTGAGGCTGACAATGTTCAAAACACCGACCCCGTCTGGGCACCTAAATCGACGGCGCTGGCCGGTGAAAACCTGATGCTTGCCCTGCGAGCTTTGGGGTTCGACAGTTGTCCGCTAAAAGGGATCGATACAACCCGCATTCGAAAGCTGCTGCCTCTGCCACGTGCGGCGGAAGTCTGCCTGGCTGTCTCCGCAGCTAACATTTTTCTGGAAAAAGGTCCGTGGCGGGGTGAAAGATTGAACCGTTCATAG
- a CDS encoding PEP-CTERM sorting domain-containing protein (PEP-CTERM proteins occur, often in large numbers, in the proteomes of bacteria that also encode an exosortase, a predicted intramembrane cysteine proteinase. The presence of a PEP-CTERM domain at a protein's C-terminus predicts cleavage within the sorting domain, followed by covalent anchoring to some some component of the (usually Gram-negative) cell surface. Many PEP-CTERM proteins exhibit an unusual sequence composition that includes large numbers of potential glycosylation sites. Expression of one such protein has been shown restore the ability of a bacterium to form floc, a type of biofilm.) — MKYPCLLLVLCVTGTLLSQPPQVSAQVGARVVGLWQFNEAAPGTANDSSGFGNHGVDIGVDTGQTGRVPSMPDFGNALSVRHKPIEKTEGGIPQNAALSYVDVDGSSSLRIGQSADDSWSITLWAHQISNGGEYIDLYGRYIALEEGFPFYFDSGTTGDDQYYFWSQDVPPVRAWMKGVGGELPPSDVFDQWAHYAIVYDGSAAEDNFKLYRDGDQGPNGGLRTWTVDSALEGFDAEDGVPGAVQIGAQTHPTLPPKDMSLPRNFHGNFDDVAIFNGALTKDEIATIMDGDFRAHVPEPSSLSLFAVAVTVTGLLFRRRR, encoded by the coding sequence ATGAAGTATCCCTGTCTATTATTGGTTCTATGTGTAACCGGCACGCTTCTTTCTCAGCCTCCTCAAGTCAGCGCTCAGGTCGGCGCGAGAGTGGTCGGTTTATGGCAATTTAATGAAGCTGCACCCGGCACTGCAAACGATTCGTCCGGTTTCGGAAATCACGGCGTCGACATAGGCGTGGATACAGGACAGACGGGGCGCGTCCCAAGTATGCCCGATTTTGGCAATGCGCTCTCAGTGCGCCATAAGCCGATCGAAAAGACGGAGGGTGGTATACCGCAAAACGCAGCCCTTTCATACGTCGACGTCGACGGAAGCAGCTCCCTTCGCATCGGCCAGAGCGCGGATGATTCCTGGAGCATTACACTGTGGGCCCATCAGATTTCCAATGGCGGGGAATACATCGATCTCTACGGAAGATATATCGCTCTGGAGGAAGGGTTTCCCTTTTACTTTGATTCGGGAACTACCGGGGATGACCAGTACTACTTTTGGTCGCAAGACGTGCCGCCAGTTCGGGCCTGGATGAAAGGTGTCGGCGGGGAGCTGCCGCCCTCTGACGTGTTCGATCAATGGGCCCATTATGCGATCGTCTATGACGGCTCGGCGGCAGAAGACAACTTCAAGTTATACCGAGACGGAGATCAGGGGCCCAATGGAGGGCTACGGACCTGGACCGTGGATTCGGCACTGGAAGGCTTTGATGCCGAAGATGGAGTCCCTGGAGCCGTCCAGATCGGTGCGCAAACCCATCCTACGCTTCCCCCCAAAGACATGTCTCTACCTCGCAACTTCCATGGCAATTTTGATGACGTGGCAATCTTCAACGGGGCCCTCACGAAGGATGAGATCGCCACAATCATGGACGGCGACTTCAGGGCTCATGTTCCCGAGCCGTCCAGTCTCAGCCTGTTCGCGGTGGCGGTGACGGTGACAGGGCTTTTGTTCCGAAGGCGGCGCTAG
- a CDS encoding gamma-glutamyltransferase: protein MSEIDPLSMAASPQSVAEGHAGVASAHPLATQAGMDCLQAGGNAFDALIATAITLVVVEPMMSGILGVGLAMLHSKKEGSSVCNFSGRVPKNFTAPEWSENKADALSIVSPQALAGWLAIHEKYGVLPSNRLFASAIQHSERGFTLTQANCYFLNLAKKSVPRNMQFDYYQSKNFEVGDSLIQVKTADVLRALAGNPQALARGKIADAIQKTVNEHHGALTLADIESAPVLWQSALAEDVFGRRVAVPPPNSDAFIILRAAKLLEATSIDALQHNSAEYIDAVAGVLKRVMKEGRSLGGDPTKIGQEFSPEKQHTTTLVARDVQGNCAIMTQTLGGFFGSGIWVEEYGLPLNGVGSYFFDVDQKIPASRRVAAGSQVPWSVSLVQIFDGDDLEYAFGTPGGFTIQQAELQVLLNLLVFKMSLAEAIDTPRFFLDEREDITLEGRFSAEVLSGLSDRGYDPKCLGDYSWMLGCMQGLACGEMTTFVGDARRHAVAMAV from the coding sequence ATGTCAGAGATAGATCCCTTATCGATGGCGGCAAGTCCTCAATCTGTTGCCGAGGGACATGCCGGTGTTGCGAGTGCTCATCCTTTAGCTACACAAGCAGGCATGGACTGTTTGCAAGCAGGCGGTAATGCATTTGATGCATTAATTGCAACCGCGATCACGCTGGTTGTAGTCGAACCTATGATGAGCGGTATTTTGGGTGTTGGCTTGGCCATGCTGCATTCTAAGAAAGAAGGCTCCAGCGTTTGTAACTTTTCCGGTCGAGTGCCGAAAAACTTTACTGCACCGGAGTGGAGTGAGAATAAAGCTGATGCTCTATCTATTGTATCGCCACAGGCGCTAGCAGGCTGGTTAGCTATTCATGAGAAATATGGAGTACTGCCTTCCAACAGACTTTTTGCAAGCGCTATTCAACATAGTGAGCGAGGATTTACATTAACTCAGGCAAACTGTTACTTTCTTAATTTGGCTAAAAAATCAGTCCCCAGAAATATGCAGTTTGACTATTACCAGTCGAAGAACTTTGAGGTGGGTGACAGCTTAATTCAGGTCAAAACGGCCGACGTGCTGCGTGCGCTTGCTGGAAATCCTCAGGCCCTTGCGCGCGGCAAAATAGCTGACGCCATTCAAAAGACGGTGAACGAGCATCATGGAGCACTTACGCTGGCGGATATCGAAAGCGCTCCCGTGTTATGGCAGTCCGCATTAGCTGAGGACGTGTTTGGTCGGCGGGTAGCGGTGCCGCCACCAAACAGCGACGCGTTTATCATATTACGAGCAGCGAAGTTGCTTGAGGCGACTTCGATTGATGCGCTGCAACACAATAGCGCGGAATATATCGACGCCGTTGCAGGCGTGCTTAAGCGAGTGATGAAGGAAGGGCGCAGCCTAGGCGGAGATCCGACAAAAATCGGACAAGAGTTTTCACCTGAAAAGCAACATACTACAACGCTGGTTGCTCGAGATGTGCAAGGCAATTGTGCGATTATGACTCAAACGCTCGGCGGTTTTTTTGGTTCAGGCATTTGGGTTGAGGAGTATGGATTACCGTTGAATGGGGTAGGCAGTTACTTCTTCGATGTTGACCAGAAAATACCTGCCAGTCGTCGAGTTGCGGCGGGGTCTCAGGTGCCCTGGAGTGTCTCGTTAGTACAAATTTTTGATGGTGATGATTTAGAATACGCATTTGGTACGCCGGGCGGCTTCACGATTCAGCAGGCAGAATTACAGGTGTTATTAAATCTGCTGGTATTTAAGATGTCATTGGCTGAGGCAATTGATACACCTCGATTTTTTCTTGATGAGCGCGAAGATATTACGTTAGAGGGGCGGTTTAGCGCTGAAGTCCTGTCTGGACTATCCGATAGAGGCTATGACCCAAAATGCTTAGGAGATTACTCATGGATGCTAGGCTGCATGCAAGGCCTCGCCTGTGGTGAAATGACTACGTTCGTTGGTGACGCCAGACGACATGCCGTAGCAATGGCTGTTTAG
- a CDS encoding PEP-CTERM sorting domain-containing protein (PEP-CTERM proteins occur, often in large numbers, in the proteomes of bacteria that also encode an exosortase, a predicted intramembrane cysteine proteinase. The presence of a PEP-CTERM domain at a protein's C-terminus predicts cleavage within the sorting domain, followed by covalent anchoring to some some component of the (usually Gram-negative) cell surface. Many PEP-CTERM proteins exhibit an unusual sequence composition that includes large numbers of potential glycosylation sites. Expression of one such protein has been shown restore the ability of a bacterium to form floc, a type of biofilm.) encodes MKILVELKFLAMGLATIFLATGIVADAKAAEIFYIQRADEPVDEGDEAQIDFLEGLGHSLDVWSNDSAAADPEAALEAADDADVVWINESVSSSRVGYIEETTTPMINNENFACDTLGWGDFGREGEGHGSPGTIRDNVEDGEEIIAGTHFGTDIEIIDDSHPIIQLSGLQNGVYTIYDDQDLGEEGGGRMSWCSPQEGTGANLAVMPEFKESHPEASVLSVYESGEEMGDGREAPGMRISMFLSNTNRGPAPEDDPTGGADGTGPGWEATILTDAGTALLRGALDYALGVSPDPTIRLDDGSLTDPAERVNYVHDVLGTWMGDSDLDGQFNSGDFVQVFGAAKYEVDEAAVWSEGDWNGDSRFNSADFVTAFSDGGYEKGPYNAAQVVPEPSSAVLLLGALALCAIRRKRR; translated from the coding sequence ATGAAAATTTTAGTTGAGTTGAAGTTTTTGGCCATGGGATTGGCGACGATCTTCTTGGCGACTGGTATCGTCGCTGACGCAAAGGCGGCGGAAATTTTCTACATTCAGCGAGCAGATGAGCCAGTCGACGAAGGTGACGAAGCTCAGATTGATTTCCTCGAGGGGCTCGGGCATTCGCTCGACGTCTGGAGCAACGATTCCGCGGCTGCTGATCCGGAAGCGGCGCTTGAGGCAGCCGACGACGCGGATGTCGTTTGGATCAATGAATCAGTTAGCTCAAGCCGCGTTGGTTACATTGAGGAAACGACAACGCCGATGATCAATAACGAGAATTTTGCCTGCGACACGCTCGGTTGGGGCGATTTTGGTCGTGAGGGCGAAGGACACGGATCGCCGGGAACGATTCGAGACAATGTGGAAGACGGCGAGGAGATTATTGCCGGAACGCACTTTGGGACTGACATCGAAATCATCGATGATTCTCATCCGATCATTCAGTTGTCAGGATTGCAGAACGGTGTCTACACGATCTACGATGATCAGGATTTGGGCGAAGAAGGTGGCGGACGCATGAGCTGGTGTAGCCCTCAAGAAGGTACGGGTGCTAACCTCGCTGTCATGCCTGAGTTCAAAGAAAGCCATCCTGAAGCTTCGGTTCTCTCAGTCTACGAATCGGGCGAAGAGATGGGTGATGGTCGAGAGGCCCCAGGAATGCGCATTAGTATGTTCTTGAGCAACACCAATCGTGGTCCTGCGCCTGAAGACGATCCAACCGGTGGTGCCGACGGCACAGGTCCTGGTTGGGAAGCGACAATCCTGACCGATGCAGGTACGGCCCTTCTCAGAGGTGCACTTGACTATGCCTTGGGTGTGTCGCCTGATCCGACGATTCGCCTCGACGACGGCTCGCTCACCGATCCGGCGGAACGTGTCAATTACGTGCACGACGTGCTTGGTACTTGGATGGGCGATTCAGACCTGGACGGCCAATTCAATAGTGGTGACTTCGTTCAAGTTTTTGGTGCCGCTAAGTACGAAGTTGATGAGGCAGCGGTTTGGAGCGAAGGCGATTGGAACGGTGACTCACGCTTCAATTCGGCCGACTTTGTCACCGCGTTTTCCGATGGCGGTTATGAAAAAGGTCCGTATAACGCGGCTCAGGTCGTTCCCGAACCGAGTTCGGCCGTTTTGTTGCTTGGTGCTCTCGCGCTTTGTGCGATTCGTCGGAAGCGACGTTAA
- a CDS encoding tetratricopeptide repeat protein produces the protein MSQSRNEASDGISNQRTRSTVDLTSMMRQGRSFSGREKNCCFLNTLSQPDAQGRFADISAASGLDFPDDGRAVASLDWDLDGDLDVWITNRNAPRLRLMRNDTEHQNQYVAFQLIGNGTSVNRDAIGARVEIITLGESNTIHAKTLRAGDAFLAQSSKWLHFGLGKHGAIKSIRVLWPDGSSDEFGSISSNQRYRIRQSVGQVESWESPERSLAIAPGKSSLPARSATARVPLLFPLRVPSISYHDFDGQDRELPIGKRPILINLWASWCLPCIEELQELKERQQEFDDVGMDVIALSVDRLSIGQKSGGKPILSNADEQISTDMDLPFVRGRATKQLVDTIQLLHDLVIHSRQTLPIPTTILLNGDGRLVAIYKGALPLDQVFIDINRSKATFVERKENAAMIDGTVIQDDLLENVARRSHAHTLFQAGFAMRNADRVQAAISYFSDAVVVTPDSVMAHRYLGDALKEAKRYQEAATEYQIALAMSPELADVHFKLANTLQELEQADEAFEHYEQAIRIEADYFEAHINCAILLNDLNRVEEALTHYEEAARIEPNSAQTQQDLGRVLLTLNRFELAQKHFEQALRIAPDNVDACREIGKLLVRRKRYVEALPHFELVVRLRSDSAAAHINLGNVLKITGRYREAAKEYGVALRIDANSAETRNNLGAVLQAQDRFDEAITHYQAALEIDPQLAAAHRNWGRALQAQGALEEAIKHFQAALEINPDFSQAYYDLGTTQLLLQRDQQAVANLGNAVRLMPNNASAHREFGRALIGLGSFDEGIGQYRKSLQLNASDLQTLNNLAWVLATCEDDRLRDGQQAVVYAERAARLTNNENPLVLDTLAAAYAEVGDFEKATRWQSRAIELSPSNRKAVGRSQLKRYQAGSPIHERRSQINNPAGDNSSK, from the coding sequence GTGTCGCAATCTAGAAACGAGGCAAGCGACGGAATTTCCAATCAGAGAACGCGTAGCACGGTCGATCTGACGTCGATGATGCGACAAGGTAGGTCATTTAGCGGACGCGAGAAAAATTGTTGTTTTCTAAACACCTTGTCTCAGCCCGACGCTCAGGGACGCTTTGCGGATATTTCCGCCGCATCCGGGCTCGATTTTCCGGACGACGGACGCGCGGTCGCGAGTCTGGATTGGGATCTGGACGGCGACTTAGATGTTTGGATCACAAATCGTAACGCTCCGCGATTGCGACTGATGAGAAACGATACCGAGCATCAGAATCAATACGTCGCCTTCCAGTTGATTGGCAATGGGACCAGCGTCAACCGTGACGCGATCGGCGCTCGCGTGGAGATCATCACACTCGGTGAGTCGAACACGATACACGCGAAGACGCTGCGTGCCGGTGACGCGTTTCTAGCTCAGTCTAGTAAGTGGTTGCATTTTGGGCTTGGTAAGCATGGCGCTATCAAATCGATTCGCGTACTTTGGCCCGACGGTTCTAGCGACGAGTTCGGGTCAATTAGCTCAAATCAACGTTACCGAATCAGACAATCTGTGGGGCAAGTCGAAAGTTGGGAATCGCCCGAACGAAGTCTGGCGATTGCGCCGGGAAAATCCTCGCTGCCTGCTCGGTCAGCAACGGCGCGAGTCCCTCTTCTGTTCCCTTTACGAGTTCCAAGCATATCTTATCATGACTTTGATGGTCAGGATCGCGAGCTACCGATCGGCAAACGTCCTATTTTGATCAATCTTTGGGCGAGCTGGTGTCTTCCTTGCATCGAGGAACTGCAGGAACTTAAAGAACGCCAGCAAGAATTTGATGATGTGGGAATGGACGTGATTGCCTTAAGCGTCGACCGTTTGAGCATTGGCCAGAAAAGCGGAGGCAAGCCGATTCTTTCGAATGCTGATGAACAAATTTCCACGGATATGGACTTGCCTTTCGTTAGGGGCCGAGCGACAAAACAACTTGTCGACACCATTCAGCTTTTGCACGATCTTGTCATTCATTCCCGCCAGACACTACCGATCCCCACAACAATTCTTTTAAATGGCGATGGTCGTTTGGTCGCCATCTACAAAGGTGCGCTTCCCTTGGATCAGGTTTTCATCGACATCAATCGTTCCAAGGCAACTTTTGTCGAACGCAAGGAGAATGCGGCTATGATCGATGGCACGGTAATCCAAGATGATCTGCTGGAAAATGTTGCTCGTCGTTCTCATGCTCATACGCTTTTTCAAGCCGGTTTTGCCATGCGCAATGCGGATCGAGTTCAAGCAGCGATTAGCTATTTCTCCGATGCCGTTGTCGTAACGCCTGATTCGGTGATGGCACATCGCTATCTGGGCGATGCGCTCAAGGAAGCAAAACGCTACCAAGAAGCAGCGACAGAGTACCAAATAGCTTTAGCGATGAGTCCTGAGCTTGCCGACGTGCACTTCAAGCTGGCGAATACTCTCCAAGAATTGGAGCAAGCCGATGAAGCATTCGAGCACTACGAACAAGCGATAAGAATTGAAGCTGATTACTTCGAGGCGCATATCAATTGTGCCATTCTTTTGAATGATTTAAATCGCGTCGAAGAGGCGCTTACGCATTACGAAGAGGCCGCTAGAATTGAACCGAATTCTGCGCAAACGCAACAGGATCTTGGTAGGGTCCTGCTAACCTTGAATCGCTTTGAGTTGGCACAGAAACATTTCGAACAGGCTTTGCGAATTGCACCGGACAATGTTGATGCTTGTCGTGAAATAGGAAAATTGTTAGTCCGGCGGAAACGTTACGTTGAGGCTTTGCCTCATTTTGAATTGGTTGTCAGATTACGTTCTGATTCTGCCGCAGCACACATCAATCTGGGCAACGTACTGAAAATTACAGGTCGCTACCGGGAAGCTGCCAAGGAGTATGGAGTTGCGTTGCGAATCGATGCGAATTCCGCGGAGACTCGCAATAATTTGGGTGCGGTCTTACAGGCTCAAGATCGTTTCGACGAAGCCATAACGCATTATCAGGCTGCGTTGGAAATTGATCCCCAATTAGCAGCAGCCCATCGAAATTGGGGGCGGGCTCTGCAAGCACAAGGTGCACTCGAAGAAGCAATCAAGCATTTTCAAGCCGCCCTGGAAATTAATCCGGACTTCTCACAAGCGTATTACGATCTGGGAACCACGCAACTGCTCTTGCAGCGGGACCAACAGGCTGTTGCGAATCTCGGAAATGCTGTTCGGCTGATGCCGAATAACGCCTCTGCTCACCGTGAATTCGGTCGCGCGCTTATCGGCTTGGGGAGTTTCGACGAGGGGATTGGCCAATATCGCAAAAGCCTTCAGCTGAACGCCAGCGATTTGCAGACGCTCAACAATCTAGCTTGGGTTTTGGCCACCTGCGAAGATGATCGTCTACGTGATGGCCAGCAAGCGGTTGTGTACGCCGAGCGGGCCGCTCGCCTAACGAACAACGAGAATCCGCTGGTGCTTGATACGCTTGCCGCTGCCTACGCGGAAGTGGGAGATTTTGAAAAAGCGACCCGCTGGCAGAGCAGAGCTATCGAATTGTCGCCAAGTAATCGCAAAGCGGTAGGTCGATCCCAACTAAAACGTTATCAAGCGGGAAGCCCCATCCACGAACGGCGTTCTCAAATAAATAATCCAGCTGGCGATAATTCATCGAAATAG